From the Mangifera indica cultivar Alphonso chromosome 10, CATAS_Mindica_2.1, whole genome shotgun sequence genome, one window contains:
- the LOC123228118 gene encoding cation-chloride cotransporter 1-like isoform X5 → MDNGDIEDGDIEGGDEEFRAPRGRKYQPVVDNDRAVLEMSSIDLGSSSASNLKSVKVDAQADMGSDARKNHDNIEVNGPQRDSKLELFGFDSLVNILGLRSMTEQIAAPLSPRDGREGDDGPVTYGHPQPCEVKLGTMMGVFIPCLQNILGIIYYIRFTWIVGMAGIGDSLLLVAFCGLCTFLTSISLSAIATNGAMKGGGPYYLIGRALGPEVGVSIGLCFFLGTAVAGAMYVLGAVETFLKAVPAAGIFRETVTNINGTETAQSIQSPSSHDLQIYGIVVTIIICFIVFGGVKMINRVAPAFLIPVLFSLFCIFVGVLFAKKGDPASGITGLSLKTFKDNWSSDYQKTNNAGIPDPNGTVTWSFNALVGLFFPAVTGIMAGSNRSASLKDTQRSIPIGTLAATLTTTVMYLVSVLFFGALATRQKLLTDRLFTATIAWPFPAIVHIGIILSTLGAALQSMTDAPSWRPRWKFHHWSMSFLGAALCIVIMFLISWSFTVVSLALASLIYYYVSLKGKAGDWGDGFKSAYFQLALGSLRSLGANQVHPKNWYPIPLIFCRPWGKLPENVPCHPKLCDFANCMKKKGRGMSIFVSILDGDYHERAEDAKVAWKQLGTYIEYKRCEGVAEIVVAPNMTEGFQGIVQTMGLGNLKPNIIVMRYPEIWRRENLTQIPAAFVGIINDCIVANKAVVIVKGLDEWPNEYQRQYGTIDLYWIVRDGGLMLLLSQLLLTKETFESCKIQVFCIAEEDSDAEMLKTDVKKFLYDLRMQAEVIVITMNSWEVQAEGGPQQDESLDAYIAGQRRITDYMAEMKATAEKEGTTTLMVDGKPVIVNEKQVEKFLHTMLKLNSTILRHSRMAAVVLVSLPPPPANHPAYLYMEYMDLLVENVPRLLIVRGYRRDVVTIFT, encoded by the exons ATGGACAACGGAGACATTGAAGACGGAGACATTGAAGGCGGAGACGAAGAGTTTCGGGCGCCGCGCGGCCGCAAGTATCAGCCGGTTGTGGATAACGATCGTGCCGTTCTTGAGATGTCTTCTATTGATCTTGGATCTTCCTCTGCTTCTAATCTCAA GAGTGTAAAAGTAGATGCGCAGGCAGACATGGGTTCTGATGCCAGGAAAAATCATGATAATATAGAAGTCAATGGCCCTCAGAGGGATTCCAAATTGGaattgtttggttttgattCTCTTGTCAACATTCTTGGTCTTAGAAG TATGACTGAGCAAATTGCAGCACCTTTAAGTCCTAGAGATGGTAGAGAGGGTGATGATGGTCCTGTTACATATGGGCATCCACAG CCTTGTGAGGTAAAATTGGGTACAATGATGGGTGTATTTATTCCATGCTTGCAAAACATATTGGGAATTATCTACTACATTCGATTCACATG GATTGTTGGGATGGCTGGCATAGGTGACTCCTTGCTGCTGGTGGCATTTTGTGGCTTGTGTACTTTCTTGACTTCAATATCATTAAGTGCTATTGCAACGAATGGTGCAATGAAG GGTGGAGGACCATATTATCTCATTGGTCGTGCCCTTGGTCCAGAGGTTGGAGTAAGTATTGGACTCTGCTTTTTCCTTGGGACTGCAGTTGCTGGAGCCAT GTATGTGTTGGGAGCTGTGGAAACCTTCTTAAAAGCTGTACCTGCTGCTGGGATTTTTAGAG AGACAGTTACAAATATTAATGGCACAGAAACTGCACAATCCATACAAAGTCCAAGTTCACATGACCTACAAATTTATGGGATTGTTGTGACTATCATCATATGCTTTATTGTTTTTGGTGGTGTGAAAATGATCAATCGGGTTGCACCTGCTTTCCTCATTCCTGTTCTATTCTCTCTATTCTGCATATTTGTTGGGGTTCTTTTTGCAAAGAAAGGTGACCCTGCAT CTGGAATTAcgggtttgagtttgaaaacttttaaaGATAACTGGAGTTCAGATTACCAGAAAACAAACAATGCAGGAATACCTGATCCTAATGGAACTGTGACCTGGAGTTTCAA TGCTTTGGTTGGGCTCTTTTTCCCGGCTGTAACAGGAATTATGGCTGGGTCAAATCGATCTGCCTCCCTTAAAGATACTCAGCGTTCAATCCCAATTGGAACTTTGGCAGCAACTCTTACTACAACTGTAATGTATCTCGTTTCTGTGTTATTTTTTGGAGCACTTGCAACCAGACAGAAACTTTTGACAGACAG GCTGTTTACTGCTACAATTGCTTGGCCTTTCCCAGCAATTGTTCACATAGGAATCATTCTTTCAACCTTAGGTGCCGCTCTTCAAAGCATGACAG ATGCTCCCAGTTGGCGTCCGCGGTGGAAATTTCATCATTGGAGCATGTCTTTTCTTGGAGCAGCACTTTGTATTG TTATCATGTTCTTGATCTCTTGGTCATTTACTGTGGTGTCGCTGGCCCTTGCAAGCCTTATATATTATTACGTGAGCCTTAAAGGAAAAGCTGGGGATTGGGGAGATGGTTTTAAGAGTGCTTATTTTCAATTAGCACTTGGTAGTCTTCGATCTTTGGGAG CAAACCAAGTGCACCCAAAGAACTGGTATCCCATCCCATTGATATTCTGTCGGCCATGGGGTAAGCTTCCGGAAAATGTGCCCTGCCATCCCAAACTTTGTGACTTTGCTAACTGTATGAAGAAAAAAGGTCGTGGAATGTCCATATTTGTTTCTATACTAGACGGAGATTATCATGAACGTGCTGAAGATGCAAAGGTTGCCTGGAAACAGCTTGGTACCTACATTGAGTACAAGCGCTGTGAAGGTGTAGCAGAGATAGTTGTGGCACCCAATATGACTGAAGGTTTCCAAGGAATTGTTCAGACCATGGGCCTTGGCAATCTGAAACCCAACATTATTGTTATGAGATACCCAGAAATTTGGCGTCGGGAAAACCTAACTCAAATCCCAGCCGCTTTTGTTGGAATAATTAATGACTGCATTGTTGCGAACAAGGCAGTAGTGATTGTCAAGGGCCTTGATGAATGGCCCAATGAGTATCAAAGGCAGTATGGTACAATTGATTTATACTGGATTGTAAGAGACGGTGGTCTCATGCTGCTACTCTCTCAGCTCCTCCTCACAAAGGAGACTTTTGAAAGCTGTAAGATTCAGGTCTTCTGCATTGCAGAGGAGGATTCAGACGCAGAGATGCTCAAGACTGATGTAAAGAAGTTTCTTTATGACCTTCGGATGCAGGCTGAAGTTATCGTTATAACAATGAACTCATGGGAGGTACAAGCGGAGGGAGGACCTCAACAAGATGAATCATTGGATGCATACATTGCCGGTCAGCGCCGAATTACTGATTACATGGCTGAAATGAAGGCTACAGCTGAGAAGGAAGGGACAACGACATTGATGGTTGATGGGAAGCCTGTCATTGTAAACGAGAAACAGGTGGAGAAGTTTCTTCACACAATGCTGAAGTTGAATTCAACAATACTGAGACACTCGAGAATGGCGGCGGTTGTGCTTGTTAGTCTGCCACCGCCACCAGCTAACCACCCAGCTTACTTATACATGGAATATATGGATTTGTTGGTAGAGAATGTGCCGAGACTTTTGATTGTAAGAGGATACCGAAGAGATGTTGTAACGATATTCACATAG
- the LOC123228118 gene encoding cation-chloride cotransporter 1-like isoform X3 produces MALRGIPNWNCLVLILLSTFLVLEVALAEAVIDILASCSSSMTEQIAAPLSPRDGREGDDGPVTYGHPQPCEVKLGTMMGVFIPCLQNILGIIYYIRFTWIVGMAGIGDSLLLVAFCGLCTFLTSISLSAIATNGAMKGGGPYYLIGRALGPEVGVSIGLCFFLGTAVAGAMYVLGAVETFLKAVPAAGIFRETVTNINGTETAQSIQSPSSHDLQIYGIVVTIIICFIVFGGVKMINRVAPAFLIPVLFSLFCIFVGVLFAKKGDPASGITGLSLKTFKDNWSSDYQKTNNAGIPDPNGTVTWSFNALVGLFFPAVTGIMAGSNRSASLKDTQRSIPIGTLAATLTTTVMYLVSVLFFGALATRQKLLTDRLFTATIAWPFPAIVHIGIILSTLGAALQSMTGAPRLLAAIANDNILPILNCFMVADGNEPYIATFFTAFICIGCVIIGNLDLITPTITMFFLLCYAGVNLSCFLLDLLDAPSWRPRWKFHHWSMSFLGAALCIVIMFLISWSFTVVSLALASLIYYYVSLKGKAGDWGDGFKSAYFQLALGSLRSLGANQVHPKNWYPIPLIFCRPWGKLPENVPCHPKLCDFANCMKKKGRGMSIFVSILDGDYHERAEDAKVAWKQLGTYIEYKRCEGVAEIVVAPNMTEGFQGIVQTMGLGNLKPNIIVMRYPEIWRRENLTQIPAAFVGIINDCIVANKAVVIVKGLDEWPNEYQRQYGTIDLYWIVRDGGLMLLLSQLLLTKETFESCKIQVFCIAEEDSDAEMLKTDVKKFLYDLRMQAEVIVITMNSWEVQAEGGPQQDESLDAYIAGQRRITDYMAEMKATAEKEGTTTLMVDGKPVIVNEKQVEKFLHTMLKLNSTILRHSRMAAVVLVSLPPPPANHPAYLYMEYMDLLVENVPRLLIVRGYRRDVVTIFT; encoded by the exons ATGGCCCTCAGAGGGATTCCAAATTGGaattgtttggttttgattCTCTTGTCAACATTCTTGGTCTTAGAAG TTGCTCTGGCTGAAGCTGTTATTGATATTCTTGCTTCATGCTCGTCCAGTATGACTGAGCAAATTGCAGCACCTTTAAGTCCTAGAGATGGTAGAGAGGGTGATGATGGTCCTGTTACATATGGGCATCCACAG CCTTGTGAGGTAAAATTGGGTACAATGATGGGTGTATTTATTCCATGCTTGCAAAACATATTGGGAATTATCTACTACATTCGATTCACATG GATTGTTGGGATGGCTGGCATAGGTGACTCCTTGCTGCTGGTGGCATTTTGTGGCTTGTGTACTTTCTTGACTTCAATATCATTAAGTGCTATTGCAACGAATGGTGCAATGAAG GGTGGAGGACCATATTATCTCATTGGTCGTGCCCTTGGTCCAGAGGTTGGAGTAAGTATTGGACTCTGCTTTTTCCTTGGGACTGCAGTTGCTGGAGCCAT GTATGTGTTGGGAGCTGTGGAAACCTTCTTAAAAGCTGTACCTGCTGCTGGGATTTTTAGAG AGACAGTTACAAATATTAATGGCACAGAAACTGCACAATCCATACAAAGTCCAAGTTCACATGACCTACAAATTTATGGGATTGTTGTGACTATCATCATATGCTTTATTGTTTTTGGTGGTGTGAAAATGATCAATCGGGTTGCACCTGCTTTCCTCATTCCTGTTCTATTCTCTCTATTCTGCATATTTGTTGGGGTTCTTTTTGCAAAGAAAGGTGACCCTGCAT CTGGAATTAcgggtttgagtttgaaaacttttaaaGATAACTGGAGTTCAGATTACCAGAAAACAAACAATGCAGGAATACCTGATCCTAATGGAACTGTGACCTGGAGTTTCAA TGCTTTGGTTGGGCTCTTTTTCCCGGCTGTAACAGGAATTATGGCTGGGTCAAATCGATCTGCCTCCCTTAAAGATACTCAGCGTTCAATCCCAATTGGAACTTTGGCAGCAACTCTTACTACAACTGTAATGTATCTCGTTTCTGTGTTATTTTTTGGAGCACTTGCAACCAGACAGAAACTTTTGACAGACAG GCTGTTTACTGCTACAATTGCTTGGCCTTTCCCAGCAATTGTTCACATAGGAATCATTCTTTCAACCTTAGGTGCCGCTCTTCAAAGCATGACAGGTGCCCCACGCCTCCTTGCAGCAATAGCCAATGACAATATTCTGCCTATTCTTAATTGCTTTATGGTAGCAGATGGGAATGAGCCTTATATAGCTACATTCTTTACTGCATTCATCTGTATTGGATGTGTCATAATAGGGAATCTGGATCTTATCACTCCAACTATAACAATGTTTTTCCTTCTCTGTTATGCGGGAGTGaacttgtcttgcttccttctCGATCTTCTAGATGCTCCCAGTTGGCGTCCGCGGTGGAAATTTCATCATTGGAGCATGTCTTTTCTTGGAGCAGCACTTTGTATTG TTATCATGTTCTTGATCTCTTGGTCATTTACTGTGGTGTCGCTGGCCCTTGCAAGCCTTATATATTATTACGTGAGCCTTAAAGGAAAAGCTGGGGATTGGGGAGATGGTTTTAAGAGTGCTTATTTTCAATTAGCACTTGGTAGTCTTCGATCTTTGGGAG CAAACCAAGTGCACCCAAAGAACTGGTATCCCATCCCATTGATATTCTGTCGGCCATGGGGTAAGCTTCCGGAAAATGTGCCCTGCCATCCCAAACTTTGTGACTTTGCTAACTGTATGAAGAAAAAAGGTCGTGGAATGTCCATATTTGTTTCTATACTAGACGGAGATTATCATGAACGTGCTGAAGATGCAAAGGTTGCCTGGAAACAGCTTGGTACCTACATTGAGTACAAGCGCTGTGAAGGTGTAGCAGAGATAGTTGTGGCACCCAATATGACTGAAGGTTTCCAAGGAATTGTTCAGACCATGGGCCTTGGCAATCTGAAACCCAACATTATTGTTATGAGATACCCAGAAATTTGGCGTCGGGAAAACCTAACTCAAATCCCAGCCGCTTTTGTTGGAATAATTAATGACTGCATTGTTGCGAACAAGGCAGTAGTGATTGTCAAGGGCCTTGATGAATGGCCCAATGAGTATCAAAGGCAGTATGGTACAATTGATTTATACTGGATTGTAAGAGACGGTGGTCTCATGCTGCTACTCTCTCAGCTCCTCCTCACAAAGGAGACTTTTGAAAGCTGTAAGATTCAGGTCTTCTGCATTGCAGAGGAGGATTCAGACGCAGAGATGCTCAAGACTGATGTAAAGAAGTTTCTTTATGACCTTCGGATGCAGGCTGAAGTTATCGTTATAACAATGAACTCATGGGAGGTACAAGCGGAGGGAGGACCTCAACAAGATGAATCATTGGATGCATACATTGCCGGTCAGCGCCGAATTACTGATTACATGGCTGAAATGAAGGCTACAGCTGAGAAGGAAGGGACAACGACATTGATGGTTGATGGGAAGCCTGTCATTGTAAACGAGAAACAGGTGGAGAAGTTTCTTCACACAATGCTGAAGTTGAATTCAACAATACTGAGACACTCGAGAATGGCGGCGGTTGTGCTTGTTAGTCTGCCACCGCCACCAGCTAACCACCCAGCTTACTTATACATGGAATATATGGATTTGTTGGTAGAGAATGTGCCGAGACTTTTGATTGTAAGAGGATACCGAAGAGATGTTGTAACGATATTCACATAG